In the genome of Nocardioides marmoribigeumensis, one region contains:
- a CDS encoding MMPL family transporter yields MHATFAGRLTGRSTKWMVLVFWLVALGVGGTFGSKLMDVQNNEASSWLPASAESTRALERLTPFYDPDTIPTVVAYEKKSGLTPADIAAAKEQATEFAGLEGVEGKVVGPIPSQDGKAMQTLVNFNFGANGWMEMPDTADRLRDIASVDGGTTFITGSGGQAADASEVFGGIDGALLFSALGIVILILLVTYRSPVLWFLPISCSVVALMAAEGLIYALAKYADLTVNGQSQSILSILVIGAGTDYALLLVARYREELRRHDDRHEAMAFALHRAAPAILASASTVVAGMLCLLFAEMNSTAGLGPVTAIGVAVTYLVMVTLLPALLVICGRWVFWPKRPTFGSDEPTQAGFWRRSADRISRAPRKVWAVTTAVLLLACLGTLQLDTSGIPTAEQYTTDIESVDGQQMLADHGLADASNTLQVVANADEADQVSDALAGIAGVGKAGDPVVKDGTAFFEAPLQGDVASPTTFTSIEEARDAVHAVPGADGLVGGWSAIYLDTKIASTHDNKVIIPLILLVVLLILVALLRALTAPLILLATVVLSFGAALGLSTLLFVHVLGFEHTDPSFPLFAFVFLVALGIDYNIFLMTRVREETQVRGTRAGSIVALGSTGGVITSAGLVLAATFAVLGTIPLVFLAELGLTVALGILLDTMIVRSVLVTAINLDLGQRIWWPSRLASRDESELGSPPEQPDPAARSWEPANVG; encoded by the coding sequence ATGCACGCAACGTTCGCCGGCCGGCTGACCGGGCGCTCCACCAAGTGGATGGTGCTGGTCTTCTGGCTCGTCGCGCTCGGTGTGGGGGGCACGTTCGGCTCCAAGCTGATGGACGTCCAGAACAACGAGGCGTCCTCCTGGCTGCCGGCGAGCGCCGAGTCGACCCGCGCCCTGGAGCGGCTGACCCCCTTCTACGACCCCGACACGATCCCGACGGTCGTGGCCTACGAGAAGAAGTCGGGCCTGACGCCCGCCGACATCGCCGCCGCCAAGGAGCAGGCCACCGAGTTCGCCGGGCTCGAGGGCGTGGAGGGCAAGGTCGTGGGGCCGATCCCGTCCCAGGACGGCAAGGCGATGCAGACCCTGGTCAACTTCAACTTCGGCGCCAACGGCTGGATGGAGATGCCCGACACCGCCGACCGCCTGCGCGACATCGCGTCGGTGGACGGCGGCACCACCTTCATCACCGGCTCCGGCGGACAGGCGGCCGACGCCTCGGAGGTCTTCGGCGGGATCGACGGGGCGCTGCTGTTCTCCGCCCTCGGCATCGTGATCCTGATCCTGCTGGTCACCTACCGCAGCCCCGTCCTGTGGTTCCTGCCGATCTCCTGCTCGGTGGTCGCCCTGATGGCCGCGGAGGGCCTCATCTACGCCCTGGCGAAGTACGCCGACCTCACGGTCAACGGGCAGAGCCAGTCGATCCTCTCGATCCTGGTCATCGGCGCCGGCACCGACTACGCGCTGCTGCTCGTGGCGCGCTACCGCGAGGAGCTGCGGCGTCACGACGACCGGCACGAGGCGATGGCCTTCGCCCTGCACCGCGCGGCGCCGGCGATCCTGGCGAGCGCCTCGACCGTCGTGGCCGGCATGCTGTGCCTGCTCTTCGCCGAGATGAACTCCACCGCGGGCCTCGGCCCGGTGACCGCGATCGGCGTCGCGGTGACCTACCTCGTGATGGTCACGCTCCTGCCCGCCCTGCTGGTGATCTGCGGGCGCTGGGTGTTCTGGCCCAAGCGACCGACCTTCGGCTCGGACGAGCCGACCCAGGCCGGCTTCTGGCGCCGCTCGGCGGACCGCATCTCGCGGGCGCCTCGCAAGGTGTGGGCGGTGACGACCGCAGTGCTGCTGCTGGCGTGCCTCGGCACCCTGCAGCTCGACACCTCCGGCATCCCGACGGCCGAGCAGTACACCACCGACATCGAGTCGGTGGACGGCCAGCAGATGCTGGCCGACCACGGCCTGGCCGACGCGTCCAACACCCTCCAGGTGGTGGCCAACGCCGACGAGGCCGACCAGGTCAGCGACGCCCTGGCCGGCATCGCCGGCGTCGGCAAGGCGGGCGACCCGGTCGTCAAGGACGGCACGGCGTTCTTCGAGGCGCCGCTGCAGGGCGACGTGGCGTCACCGACGACCTTCACCTCGATCGAGGAGGCGCGCGACGCGGTCCACGCCGTGCCCGGGGCCGACGGCCTGGTCGGTGGCTGGTCGGCGATCTACCTCGACACCAAGATCGCCTCCACCCACGACAACAAGGTGATCATCCCGCTGATCCTGTTGGTGGTGCTGCTCATCCTCGTGGCGCTGCTGCGTGCGCTCACCGCCCCGCTGATCCTGCTGGCGACGGTCGTCCTCTCGTTCGGTGCGGCCCTGGGGCTCTCGACGCTGCTGTTCGTGCACGTCCTCGGCTTCGAGCACACCGACCCGAGCTTCCCGCTGTTCGCGTTCGTGTTCCTGGTGGCGCTGGGCATCGACTACAACATCTTCCTGATGACCCGCGTCCGCGAGGAGACGCAGGTGCGCGGCACGCGCGCGGGCTCGATCGTCGCGCTCGGGTCCACGGGCGGGGTGATCACCTCGGCGGGCCTGGTCCTGGCGGCGACCTTCGCGGTCCTCGGCACGATCCCGCTGGTGTTCCTCGCCGAGCTCGGACTGACCGTCGCGCTGGGCATCCTGCTCGACACGATGATCGTCCGGTCGGTGCTGGTGACCGCGATCAACCTCGACCTCGGCCAGCGCATCTGGTGGCCGAGCCGCCTCGCCTCGCGCGACGAGTCGGAGCTCGGCTCGCCGCCCGAGCAGCCCGACCCCGCCGCCCGGAGCTGGGAGCCCGCTAACGTCGGCTGA
- a CDS encoding amidohydrolase family protein gives MADLTDTTPAQTAHPDWLDRLPEQVVDPHLHQWDPLTTTREVSREARLFRPFQRVPRRLNRLLPRADREFVGDAHHVLKPYLPHLYAEDAGVLPVGTVVHIEAVWPHEPHLESVGETRWLATLPFGSSGLPRLGGIVVHVDPRWSDAGAVLDAHAEASDKVRGVRFSAAHHPDPAVRDFSDTPAVWSEPGFLDGFAALAERGLSFELWGYAHQLPEALGLVERYPETTFVLDHFATPVGVLGPRGRHTGRYPHQVRDMLASWREDVSALAAHPNVVAKMSGLGMPVLGGDLRAAAVDLADLPRERRLVDAVAPLVQHVHASFGRERTMWASNFPMDKPTLTLPATLGILVEVLGDEADLTALTRDVASRVYRL, from the coding sequence ATGGCCGACCTGACCGACACGACGCCCGCGCAGACCGCGCACCCCGACTGGCTCGACCGGCTCCCCGAGCAGGTGGTGGACCCGCACCTCCACCAGTGGGACCCGCTGACCACCACCCGCGAGGTGTCCCGGGAGGCGCGGCTGTTCCGCCCGTTCCAGCGCGTGCCGCGCCGGCTCAACCGGCTGCTGCCGCGGGCCGACCGGGAGTTCGTGGGCGACGCCCACCACGTCCTCAAGCCCTACCTGCCCCACCTCTACGCCGAGGACGCCGGTGTCCTGCCGGTGGGCACGGTGGTGCACATCGAGGCGGTGTGGCCGCACGAGCCCCACCTGGAGAGCGTGGGGGAGACCCGCTGGCTCGCGACGCTGCCCTTCGGGAGCTCGGGCCTTCCCCGTCTCGGCGGGATCGTGGTGCACGTCGACCCGCGCTGGTCCGACGCGGGTGCGGTGCTCGACGCCCACGCCGAGGCGAGCGACAAGGTGCGCGGGGTCAGGTTCAGCGCGGCCCACCACCCCGACCCGGCGGTGCGCGACTTCAGCGACACCCCCGCGGTCTGGTCCGAGCCGGGGTTCCTCGACGGGTTCGCCGCGCTCGCCGAGCGCGGGCTGTCCTTCGAGCTGTGGGGCTACGCCCACCAGCTGCCCGAGGCGCTGGGGCTGGTGGAGCGCTACCCCGAGACGACGTTCGTGCTCGACCACTTCGCCACGCCGGTGGGGGTGCTGGGGCCACGGGGGCGGCACACCGGTCGCTACCCCCACCAGGTGCGCGACATGCTCGCCTCGTGGCGCGAGGACGTCTCGGCGCTGGCCGCCCACCCCAACGTGGTGGCCAAGATGAGCGGCCTCGGCATGCCGGTGCTGGGGGGTGACCTGCGGGCGGCGGCGGTCGACCTCGCTGACCTGCCGCGCGAGCGGCGGCTGGTCGACGCGGTGGCCCCGCTCGTGCAGCACGTGCACGCGTCCTTCGGCCGCGAGCGCACCATGTGGGCCTCGAACTTCCCGATGGACAAGCCCACCCTCACCCTGCCCGCCACGCTCGGGATCCTCGTGGAGGTGCTGGGCGACGAGGCCGACCTGACCGCGCTGACGCGCGACGTGGCGTCGCGGGTCTACCGCCTCTGA
- a CDS encoding LLM class flavin-dependent oxidoreductase produces the protein MQIGVALPQMAPDYAPDTTVRWARGIDAGPFSSVSAGERVTFTNPEMVASLAAAAAVTERVRVMANVWVLPQHPPAMVAQQVGTLDQLSAGRLTVAVGVGGREEDYRALGSPLERRHQRLDEAVAELRRLLDGGPAYDGGEPVGPLPVQEGGVPILAGALGPRAVARAARWADGVSGFSVAGHRRDFESVNRLADEAWAAAGRPAPTKVSGFFCCLGVDDALPRLQAFAERYLGFLGPELAAALAAEVEVADADRLRRTLAEAEAAGCDEVVLVPATADPACLDALAEVVGQRR, from the coding sequence ATGCAGATCGGCGTCGCGCTCCCCCAGATGGCCCCGGACTACGCGCCGGACACGACCGTGCGGTGGGCCCGTGGGATCGACGCCGGCCCCTTCTCCTCGGTCTCCGCGGGCGAGCGGGTCACCTTCACGAATCCCGAGATGGTCGCCTCGCTGGCGGCCGCGGCGGCCGTGACCGAGCGGGTCCGCGTGATGGCCAACGTCTGGGTCCTGCCCCAGCACCCGCCGGCGATGGTGGCCCAGCAGGTCGGCACGCTCGACCAGCTCTCCGCGGGCCGCCTCACGGTGGCGGTCGGGGTCGGGGGGCGCGAGGAGGACTACCGGGCCCTCGGCAGCCCGCTGGAGCGTCGCCACCAGCGGCTCGACGAGGCCGTCGCCGAGCTGCGGCGCCTGCTCGACGGCGGCCCGGCGTACGACGGGGGCGAGCCGGTCGGGCCGCTCCCGGTGCAGGAGGGCGGCGTGCCGATCCTGGCCGGCGCGCTCGGCCCCAGGGCGGTGGCTCGGGCCGCCCGGTGGGCCGACGGGGTGAGCGGCTTCTCGGTCGCGGGCCACCGCCGCGACTTCGAGTCGGTCAACCGGCTGGCGGACGAGGCGTGGGCGGCCGCCGGACGACCGGCGCCGACCAAGGTGAGCGGCTTCTTCTGCTGCCTCGGCGTGGACGACGCGCTGCCACGGCTGCAGGCGTTCGCCGAGCGCTACCTCGGCTTCCTCGGACCGGAGCTGGCCGCTGCCCTCGCGGCGGAGGTGGAGGTGGCCGACGCCGACCGCCTGCGCCGGACCCTCGCCGAGGCCGAGGCCGCCGGGTGCGACGAGGTCGTGCTCGTCCCCGCCACGGCGGACCCGGCCTGCCTCGACGCCCTCGCCGAGGTGGTCGGTCAGAGGCGGTAG
- a CDS encoding PadR family transcriptional regulator, which produces MSIKYGLLALLEREPMYGYQLRTEFEAATGSTWPLNVGQVYTTLARLERDGLVAPQGQDHDGRERYSITPEGRAELTSWFGSPVFTSDRPRDELAIKLALAVTVPGVDVAAVIQRQRAASIVAMQDLTRLKKTADELSWTLVLEAMRYQLEAEVKWLDHCESTLARHGRGRPPEPARPGTGAGLRAPVAPTTPTGQTRPASPASPASQESDR; this is translated from the coding sequence ATGTCGATCAAGTACGGGCTGCTGGCCCTCCTGGAGCGCGAGCCGATGTACGGCTACCAGCTCCGCACCGAGTTCGAGGCGGCCACGGGGTCCACCTGGCCACTCAACGTCGGGCAGGTCTACACGACCCTCGCCCGGCTCGAGCGCGACGGCCTCGTCGCGCCGCAGGGTCAGGACCACGACGGACGCGAGCGCTACTCGATCACGCCCGAGGGCCGCGCCGAGCTCACCTCCTGGTTCGGCTCACCGGTCTTCACCTCCGACCGCCCGCGCGACGAGCTGGCGATCAAGCTCGCCTTGGCCGTCACGGTTCCCGGCGTCGACGTCGCGGCGGTCATCCAGCGGCAGCGCGCCGCCTCGATCGTCGCGATGCAGGACCTCACCCGGCTCAAGAAGACCGCCGACGAGCTCAGCTGGACCCTCGTGCTCGAGGCGATGCGCTACCAGCTCGAGGCCGAGGTCAAGTGGCTCGACCACTGCGAGAGCACCCTCGCCCGCCACGGTCGCGGGCGCCCGCCCGAGCCCGCCCGCCCCGGCACCGGGGCCGGTCTCCGCGCCCCCGTCGCCCCGACCACCCCGACCGGCCAGACCAGGCCCGCCAGCCCCGCCAGCCCCGCCAGCCAGGAGAGCGACCGATGA
- a CDS encoding ABC transporter ATP-binding protein — protein sequence MTEPTPVTPVLEMVDVSRIHGRGDAAVHALRGLYLTVHPGELVAVMGPSGSGKSTLLNLAGGLDQATAGRIRVRGQELGSLRKAELAAVRRRAVGYVFQDYNLIPSLTAAENVALPLELDRVRGREASRQARAVLDEVGLEGLYDRFPDDLSGGQAQRVAIARAVVGERSLILADEPTGALDSDTGEHVLALLRARCDAGAGAVLVTHEARHAGWADRVVFLRDGAVVDEAGSQVDADAFVLGGRR from the coding sequence ATGACCGAGCCCACCCCCGTCACCCCCGTGCTCGAGATGGTCGACGTCTCCCGCATCCACGGTCGCGGCGACGCCGCGGTCCACGCCCTGCGCGGGCTCTACCTCACCGTCCACCCCGGCGAGCTGGTCGCGGTCATGGGCCCCTCGGGCTCGGGCAAGTCGACCCTGCTCAACCTCGCCGGCGGGCTCGACCAGGCCACGGCCGGCCGCATCCGGGTGCGTGGGCAGGAGCTGGGCTCGCTGCGCAAGGCCGAGCTGGCCGCCGTACGCCGTCGGGCCGTGGGTTACGTCTTCCAGGACTACAACCTCATCCCGAGCCTCACTGCGGCCGAGAACGTCGCCCTCCCGCTCGAGCTCGACCGGGTCCGTGGGCGCGAGGCGAGCCGTCAGGCGCGCGCGGTCCTCGACGAGGTCGGTCTGGAGGGTCTCTACGACCGGTTCCCCGACGACCTCTCCGGAGGTCAGGCGCAGCGGGTCGCCATCGCCCGCGCCGTGGTGGGGGAGCGCAGCCTGATCCTGGCCGACGAGCCGACCGGTGCGCTCGACTCCGACACCGGTGAGCACGTCCTGGCCCTGCTGCGCGCGCGGTGCGACGCGGGCGCCGGGGCGGTGCTGGTGACCCACGAGGCGCGGCACGCCGGCTGGGCCGACCGCGTGGTGTTCCTGCGCGACGGCGCCGTCGTCGACGAGGCCGGCTCGCAGGTCGACGCGGACGCCTTCGTGCTCGGCGGCCGCCGATGA
- a CDS encoding FtsX-like permease family protein — translation MSPRAWRPAIRLARRDLARHPVRAGLTFLLVMLPVMVAAALAVTVHNGRSTPETFATEQMGDADALVRVSPWTKVKAEPATYGAAIPFGGKQRVRRDPATVQLDELLPRGSQMQPGPVSGSLALATGGSAFAQSIPDEALADSMARVVTGREPRTAGEVLVGHGAAKVLDLLGPGGRPTEDAALELADGTRVAVVGTVATDGPYLRILGRPGLPLQQDLDDNAGPAFLVSLPELSTPQTKALVRRLAADGVAMQARDAILHPERWGQGGSGPDAESVAAGALAILVGLVEVVLVVGAAFAVAGRRQLRDLGLIAANGGVGKDVRRLMLAQGLVLGVTASVVGAAAGTALGLAGGRWAERRFDLVLHTSEVPWPAVVAVTVLGSLTAVVAALVPAWSLGRVTPVQALSGRFPLRLRAVRPHRGSFVLAGIGLLVLVAGGYLTSRWFAPRGSENPIGPFVSGLGLLLLLAGVVWATPHLVQVAAAAGRALPLSGRYAFRAAGRHHFRTAAAATALMFTVAVAVLTGFVVSEAAKGSTSGDPDVHALSVDGSARNASAEAVRATIEDTLGPVSFAGSQVLGTTSSLLTIRTRNASNEVRQIDRASLETVPGPLTDEQLAAFDRGALLVTPDAYLPTRLDEVRIGLETRGTKPLATVPVVRVPAPRVPDWSNIGAAFVSPATAQRLGTEPSYASYVALARRTITDADLQRLNAYGISSWSNDPERQKVERFQYAGVLGAGLLSLLVVGIAVALASAEGRDEAATLSAVGAGPARRRGIGAMHGLFLGLAGLALGVAVGLPGALAFVQLNGEAGVDVPWGSFLGTLAAVALLSPVAGWLVTPSRLPLTRRTT, via the coding sequence ATGAGCCCACGAGCCTGGCGCCCGGCGATCCGTCTCGCCCGGCGCGACCTCGCCCGTCATCCGGTCCGGGCCGGTCTGACCTTCCTGCTCGTCATGCTCCCCGTGATGGTGGCGGCGGCGCTTGCTGTCACGGTGCACAACGGCCGCAGCACGCCCGAGACCTTCGCCACCGAGCAGATGGGCGACGCCGACGCGCTGGTGCGCGTGAGCCCCTGGACCAAGGTCAAGGCCGAGCCGGCCACCTACGGCGCGGCCATCCCCTTCGGCGGCAAGCAGCGGGTGCGCCGCGACCCGGCCACCGTGCAGCTGGACGAGCTCCTGCCGAGGGGCTCGCAGATGCAGCCCGGGCCGGTCTCGGGGTCCCTCGCGCTCGCCACCGGCGGCTCGGCCTTCGCCCAGAGCATCCCCGACGAGGCACTGGCCGACTCGATGGCTCGCGTCGTCACCGGCCGCGAGCCCCGGACCGCCGGCGAGGTGCTGGTCGGCCACGGCGCCGCCAAGGTGCTCGACCTGCTCGGCCCCGGCGGTCGCCCGACCGAGGACGCCGCGCTCGAGCTCGCCGACGGCACGCGCGTCGCCGTCGTCGGCACCGTCGCCACCGACGGCCCCTACCTCCGGATCCTCGGGCGGCCCGGCCTGCCGCTGCAGCAGGACCTCGACGACAACGCGGGACCGGCGTTCCTCGTCTCGTTGCCCGAGCTGTCGACCCCGCAGACCAAGGCGCTGGTGCGCCGACTCGCCGCCGACGGTGTCGCCATGCAGGCCCGCGACGCGATCCTCCATCCCGAGCGCTGGGGCCAGGGCGGCTCCGGTCCCGACGCGGAGTCGGTCGCCGCGGGCGCGCTGGCGATCCTCGTCGGCCTGGTCGAGGTCGTGCTGGTCGTGGGGGCGGCCTTCGCCGTCGCGGGACGCCGGCAGCTGCGCGACCTCGGTCTCATCGCGGCCAACGGCGGCGTCGGCAAGGACGTCCGGAGGCTGATGCTCGCCCAGGGTCTCGTGCTGGGCGTGACGGCCTCCGTCGTCGGGGCCGCAGCCGGCACCGCCCTCGGTCTCGCCGGCGGCCGGTGGGCCGAGCGTCGCTTCGACCTGGTGCTCCACACCTCGGAGGTCCCCTGGCCCGCGGTCGTCGCGGTCACCGTCCTCGGGTCGCTGACCGCGGTGGTGGCGGCCCTCGTGCCGGCCTGGAGCCTCGGTCGCGTGACGCCGGTGCAGGCGCTGTCGGGCCGGTTCCCGCTCCGGCTCCGGGCGGTCCGTCCCCACCGGGGGTCGTTCGTGCTGGCCGGGATCGGCCTGCTCGTCCTCGTCGCGGGCGGCTACCTCACCTCGCGGTGGTTCGCCCCGCGCGGCAGCGAGAACCCCATCGGGCCCTTCGTGTCCGGGCTCGGGCTGCTCCTGCTGCTGGCGGGGGTCGTGTGGGCCACGCCGCACCTCGTCCAGGTCGCCGCAGCCGCCGGACGTGCCCTGCCGCTCTCGGGCCGCTACGCCTTCCGCGCCGCCGGCCGGCACCACTTCCGGACGGCGGCGGCGGCGACGGCGCTGATGTTCACGGTCGCGGTGGCGGTGCTCACCGGCTTCGTCGTCTCGGAGGCGGCCAAGGGGTCGACGTCGGGCGACCCGGACGTGCACGCGCTCTCCGTCGACGGGAGCGCTCGCAACGCCTCCGCCGAGGCGGTCCGCGCGACGATCGAGGACACGCTCGGCCCGGTCTCCTTCGCCGGGAGCCAGGTGCTGGGGACGACGAGCTCCCTGCTGACGATCAGGACCCGCAACGCCTCCAACGAGGTCCGGCAGATCGACCGCGCCTCCCTCGAGACCGTGCCCGGTCCGCTCACCGACGAGCAGCTGGCCGCGTTCGACCGCGGGGCGCTGCTCGTCACGCCGGACGCCTACCTCCCGACGAGGCTCGACGAGGTCCGGATCGGTCTCGAGACCCGCGGGACGAAGCCGCTGGCCACGGTGCCGGTGGTGCGCGTGCCGGCGCCGCGGGTCCCTGACTGGTCGAACATCGGCGCCGCCTTCGTCTCCCCGGCCACCGCGCAGCGGCTCGGCACGGAGCCGAGCTACGCGTCGTACGTCGCCCTCGCGCGGCGCACGATCACCGACGCCGACCTGCAGCGCCTCAACGCCTACGGGATCAGCTCGTGGTCCAACGACCCCGAGCGTCAGAAGGTCGAGCGGTTCCAGTACGCCGGGGTGCTGGGCGCCGGCCTGCTGAGCCTGCTGGTGGTCGGCATCGCGGTCGCACTCGCCTCGGCGGAGGGCCGCGACGAGGCCGCGACGCTGTCGGCCGTCGGCGCCGGGCCGGCTCGGCGACGAGGGATCGGCGCCATGCACGGGCTGTTCCTCGGCCTGGCGGGGCTTGCCCTCGGCGTGGCCGTGGGGCTGCCCGGGGCCCTGGCCTTCGTGCAGCTCAACGGGGAGGCCGGGGTGGACGTGCCCTGGGGATCGTTCCTCGGCACGCTCGCGGCCGTCGCGCTGCTCTCCCCGGTGGCGGGATGGCTGGTCACCCCGTCGCGGCTGCCGCTCACCCGCCGTACGACATGA
- a CDS encoding amidohydrolase family protein, producing MTPPDLQDEAARLHTVWRELGIPGVVDVHTHFMPANVLAKVWAYFDSAGPLLGRPWPVAYREDEDARVARLRAYGVQRFTSLLYPHKPGMGAWLNEWAADFAARTPDCLHSATFFPEPEAGEYVGAALRSGARVFKAHVQVGAYDPSDPLLDPVWEQLEEAGTPVVIHCASGPRPGAHTGPGPVREVLRRFPRLTLVVAHMGLPEYTPFLELAETHERVHLDTTMAFTDFGDFTDPGDLDLPRLAGLQDRILLGTDFPNIPYPYLHQVEALVRLGLGDDWLRAVLRDNAVRLLDL from the coding sequence GTGACCCCACCCGACCTGCAGGACGAGGCTGCGCGCCTCCACACGGTGTGGCGCGAGCTCGGGATCCCCGGCGTCGTCGACGTGCACACACACTTCATGCCGGCCAATGTGCTGGCCAAGGTGTGGGCGTACTTCGACAGCGCCGGGCCCCTGCTCGGCCGGCCGTGGCCGGTGGCCTACCGCGAGGACGAGGACGCCCGCGTCGCGCGCCTCCGGGCGTACGGCGTCCAGCGGTTCACCTCCCTGCTCTACCCCCACAAGCCGGGGATGGGTGCGTGGCTCAACGAGTGGGCTGCCGATTTCGCGGCCCGGACGCCCGACTGCCTGCACAGCGCGACGTTCTTCCCCGAGCCCGAGGCGGGGGAGTACGTCGGGGCCGCGCTCCGCTCCGGGGCCCGGGTCTTCAAGGCCCACGTGCAGGTCGGCGCCTACGACCCCTCCGACCCGCTGCTCGACCCCGTGTGGGAGCAGCTGGAGGAGGCGGGCACCCCGGTCGTCATCCACTGCGCCTCCGGCCCGAGGCCGGGCGCGCACACCGGACCGGGTCCGGTGCGGGAGGTGCTGCGCCGGTTCCCGCGGCTCACGCTGGTGGTCGCCCACATGGGGCTGCCGGAGTACACCCCGTTCCTCGAGCTGGCCGAGACCCACGAGCGCGTGCACCTCGACACGACGATGGCGTTCACCGACTTCGGCGACTTCACCGACCCCGGTGACCTCGACCTGCCGCGCCTGGCCGGCCTGCAGGACCGCATCCTGCTCGGGACCGACTTCCCCAACATCCCCTACCCCTACCTCCACCAGGTCGAGGCGCTGGTGCGGCTCGGCCTCGGCGACGACTGGCTGCGCGCGGTGCTGCGCGACAACGCCGTCCGCCTGCTCGACCTCTGA
- a CDS encoding J domain-containing protein: protein MNAFHVLGVRPGASPEEIRAAYRRLARELHPDRHVQADGTVPTEVHESFCELNRAVDAALKAQSIPVEPVVPAPEPTPPAQAVPTQRRARPAPARRPARFVDPVLALLTVPKAGGHAWTDEQLELWALTLVPAARTHEREARRLARAAGAANVHQQTLATAHALLSLTLRGRAGARAHRVRGALPAAYASLEADLPPSVVARLPRPVLAPRTRRRRVPLGAGLIAAGAGLAALAQHLPLVPGLLG from the coding sequence ATGAACGCGTTCCACGTCCTGGGGGTGCGCCCCGGCGCGAGCCCGGAGGAGATCCGCGCGGCCTACCGCCGGCTGGCCCGTGAGCTGCACCCCGACCGGCACGTGCAGGCCGACGGCACCGTGCCGACAGAGGTCCACGAGTCGTTTTGCGAGCTCAACCGCGCCGTCGACGCCGCGCTCAAGGCGCAGAGCATCCCGGTGGAGCCGGTCGTCCCCGCCCCGGAGCCGACCCCGCCCGCGCAGGCCGTCCCGACCCAGCGCCGGGCCCGACCGGCCCCGGCGCGCCGCCCCGCCCGCTTCGTCGACCCCGTCCTGGCGCTCCTCACGGTGCCCAAGGCGGGCGGCCACGCCTGGACCGACGAGCAGCTGGAGCTCTGGGCGCTCACCCTCGTCCCGGCCGCCCGCACGCACGAGCGCGAGGCGCGGCGCCTGGCCCGCGCCGCCGGTGCCGCCAACGTCCACCAGCAGACCCTCGCGACCGCGCACGCGCTGCTCAGCCTCACCCTGCGCGGCCGAGCCGGCGCCCGGGCGCACCGCGTCCGCGGGGCCCTGCCCGCGGCGTACGCCTCCCTCGAGGCCGACCTGCCGCCCTCCGTCGTCGCGCGCCTTCCGCGCCCGGTCCTGGCCCCGCGCACGCGTCGCCGCCGCGTCCCGCTCGGCGCGGGTCTCATCGCGGCCGGGGCCGGCCTGGCCGCCCTGGCCCAGCACCTCCCGCTCGTCCCGGGGCTGCTGGGCTGA
- a CDS encoding HIT family protein produces the protein MDCVFCRIVAGDLPAATVLDEPDLVAFLDARPVFKGHVLLVPRQHVVTLPDLPAGLRDPFLETAQRLARAVVDGLGAQGSFMAMNNTVSQSVPHLHLHVVPRTKGDGLRGFFWPRTRYADGEAEEYAGRLRQALS, from the coding sequence ATGGACTGCGTCTTCTGCCGGATCGTCGCCGGTGACCTGCCGGCGGCGACCGTGCTCGACGAGCCCGACCTGGTCGCGTTCCTCGACGCCCGGCCGGTCTTCAAGGGGCACGTGCTGCTGGTGCCGCGGCAGCACGTCGTGACGCTCCCGGACCTCCCGGCCGGGCTGCGCGACCCGTTCCTGGAGACCGCGCAGCGCCTGGCGCGCGCAGTCGTCGACGGACTCGGGGCGCAGGGGTCCTTCATGGCGATGAACAACACCGTCTCCCAGTCGGTGCCCCACCTGCACCTGCACGTCGTGCCGCGCACCAAGGGCGACGGGCTGCGCGGCTTCTTCTGGCCACGCACGAGGTACGCCGACGGCGAGGCCGAGGAGTACGCCGGACGGCTGCGTCAGGCGCTCAGCTGA